GTAGTCTCCTTAGCTCCTGGTGATTTAAGTGCAGTTTTTTTCACATCTGGAGGTTCAGAATCAAATGATACGGCCTTTAAACTAGCACGATTTTATTGGCATTTGAACGGACGCAAAAATAAGAAAAAAATTATTTCGATCAACCGTAGTTACCATGGTGCAACGATAGCTGCAGGATCAGCTACTGGTATAGATGCTTTCCACAACTTTGCTGGCTCAAAAGATATAGACATTATACAAGCTAAATCACATTTGACTAATTGTGAGTTAGGCGATAAAAGTGATCCGAATTATGAAGGGTGTATTCGTGACATCATCGAAAAAGAGGGGGCAGAGTCGATTGCTGCAATTATAGTAGAACCTGTACAAGGGGCTGGTGGGATTCATATTTCACCAGAAGGTTATTTAAGAGCAGTAAAAGACCTCTGTGAAGAAAACGAGATTTTAATGATTTCTGATGAGGTTATTTGTGGATTTGGCCGTACGGGAAAGATGTTTGGAATTGATAACTGGGAAGTTGTACCTGACATTATGAGCGTGGCAAAAGGTATTACAAGTGGATATGCTCAGTTGGGCGGAGTTTTAATTAATAAAGATATCAGGGACACAGTCATTCAATATGATCAAATTTTAGGGCATGGATTTACTTATAGCGGTCATCCAACAGCTTGTGCAGTTGGTTTGAAAAATATCGAGATACTCGAACGGGATAACATTCTTAATAACGTAAACAACATGGAAAAGGAACTTATGAAAGGATTTGATTACTTATCAGATAAACACCCCCATGTAGCTAAAACAAGAACGTTAGGATTGCTTGCCGGGTTTGATTTACAAGCGGACAGGGATACAGATAAACC
This DNA window, taken from Alteribacillus bidgolensis, encodes the following:
- a CDS encoding aspartate aminotransferase family protein, with translation MAVYQTSLQIENLNGLDKKYYLHPTTVPKKFIEEGPKITFHKGDGVYVTDVKDDTYIDGVSMLWNVNLGHGQKELAKAAYEQMNTLAYSSSFYGYSNEKAVRLAEKVVSLAPGDLSAVFFTSGGSESNDTAFKLARFYWHLNGRKNKKKIISINRSYHGATIAAGSATGIDAFHNFAGSKDIDIIQAKSHLTNCELGDKSDPNYEGCIRDIIEKEGAESIAAIIVEPVQGAGGIHISPEGYLRAVKDLCEENEILMISDEVICGFGRTGKMFGIDNWEVVPDIMSVAKGITSGYAQLGGVLINKDIRDTVIQYDQILGHGFTYSGHPTACAVGLKNIEILERDNILNNVNNMEKELMKGFDYLSDKHPHVAKTRTLGLLAGFDLQADRDTDKPFDESIRAASFIVEECFKRKLILRAADFEKGKNIVAIAPPLIVNKEEIEEMINIIDATLTDFKKTLIK